The proteins below come from a single Azospirillum thiophilum genomic window:
- a CDS encoding SURF1 family protein translates to MSAAPVAAGERRRFRPSLGATLVTLLGLALTIGLGTWQLERLRWKTDLIARIDRQMAEPPQPLPARIDDPDAWEFRPVTLSGRFLNDKEMLLIARPQQGQVGYEVLTPFQRADGGGVVLVNRGFVPMDRRDPATRTSGRVEGETSLRGVVRLPQPAGLFQPGNGTPAPGAAAGSAGGSVWMRPDPPAMATALSLADVAPVVVEILPGQTAGRPDAPAGIRPRVELPNNHFQYALTWYGLAATLAGIYVLSQRKRADTGTDGHPDDRISGS, encoded by the coding sequence ATGAGTGCCGCGCCGGTGGCCGCGGGGGAGCGCCGCCGCTTCCGCCCGTCGCTGGGGGCGACGCTGGTGACGCTGCTGGGGCTGGCGCTGACCATCGGACTGGGGACTTGGCAGCTCGAGCGGCTGCGCTGGAAGACCGACCTGATCGCGCGGATCGACCGGCAGATGGCCGAGCCGCCGCAGCCGTTGCCGGCGCGCATCGACGACCCCGATGCGTGGGAATTCCGGCCGGTGACCCTGTCCGGCCGATTCCTGAACGACAAGGAAATGCTGCTGATCGCGCGGCCGCAGCAGGGGCAGGTCGGCTATGAGGTCCTGACCCCCTTCCAGCGGGCCGACGGCGGCGGGGTTGTTCTGGTCAACCGCGGCTTCGTGCCGATGGACCGCCGCGATCCGGCGACCCGCACCTCCGGCCGGGTGGAGGGGGAAACCAGCCTGCGCGGAGTCGTCCGGCTGCCGCAGCCGGCCGGCCTGTTCCAGCCCGGCAATGGCACCCCTGCGCCGGGAGCGGCTGCCGGATCGGCCGGCGGATCCGTCTGGATGCGGCCCGATCCGCCGGCGATGGCGACGGCCTTGTCGCTGGCGGACGTGGCGCCGGTGGTGGTGGAGATTTTGCCGGGCCAGACTGCCGGCCGCCCGGATGCTCCGGCCGGCATCCGGCCGCGCGTGGAGCTGCCGAACAACCATTTCCAGTATGCCTTGACCTGGTACGGGCTTGCGGCGACGCTCGCCGGGATCTACGTGCTGTCCCAGCGCAAACGCGCCGACACCGGAACCGACGGACACCCCGATGACCGCATATCAGGATCTTGA
- a CDS encoding DUF983 domain-containing protein, producing the protein MTEYHPTVSPLSAGLRCLCPRCGRGKLYTGYLTVAERCESCGLDFSQVDSGDGPAVFLIFILGFLVVPVALWVSMNVDWPLWLHAIVWSIVVLGLTLGMLRPAKAYVVALQYRYRRSEVEKG; encoded by the coding sequence GTGACCGAGTATCATCCCACTGTTTCGCCGTTGTCCGCGGGACTGCGCTGCCTTTGCCCGCGCTGCGGCCGGGGGAAGCTGTATACCGGCTATCTGACGGTGGCGGAGCGTTGCGAGTCCTGCGGCCTGGACTTCTCCCAGGTCGACAGCGGCGACGGGCCGGCGGTGTTCCTGATCTTCATCCTGGGGTTCCTGGTGGTGCCGGTCGCGCTGTGGGTGTCGATGAACGTCGACTGGCCGCTGTGGCTGCATGCCATCGTCTGGAGCATCGTCGTGCTCGGCCTGACGCTGGGCATGTTGCGGCCGGCCAAGGCCTATGTCGTCGCCTTGCAGTATCGTTACCGCCGCAGCGAGGTCGAAAAGGGATGA
- a CDS encoding cytochrome c oxidase subunit 3 codes for MADITHGQMPHAEPSAHGPGAGIPHPYHLLKPSPWPLIGAFSGGLLATGLVVFMHGGGKLLLILGVLAILVTMFGWWRSVIRESVVEHAHTPVVKIGLRYGMALFIASEVMFFAAFFWAFFHAALEPKVSPINPDAIWPPPNVHVIDPFDMPLMMTLTLLLSGVTVTWAHHAIIEGRNREAAKALGLTVLLGVLFSFFQVYEYVHAAFKFTDGIFPSTFYMATGFHGFHVLVGTIFLAVCWVRTVKGHFTPGSHFGFEAAAWYWHFVDVVWLFLFVSVYWWGGHGGVIAAH; via the coding sequence ATGGCCGACATCACCCACGGGCAAATGCCGCACGCCGAACCGTCAGCCCACGGACCGGGCGCCGGCATCCCGCATCCCTACCATCTGCTGAAGCCCAGCCCGTGGCCGCTGATCGGTGCCTTTTCCGGCGGGCTCCTGGCGACCGGCCTGGTCGTCTTCATGCATGGCGGCGGCAAGCTGCTGCTGATCCTGGGCGTGCTGGCCATCCTGGTCACGATGTTCGGCTGGTGGCGGTCGGTGATCCGGGAATCGGTGGTGGAGCATGCCCACACGCCGGTGGTGAAGATCGGCCTGCGCTATGGCATGGCGCTGTTCATCGCCTCGGAGGTGATGTTCTTCGCCGCCTTCTTCTGGGCCTTCTTCCATGCGGCGCTGGAGCCCAAGGTTTCGCCGATCAACCCGGATGCCATCTGGCCGCCGCCGAACGTCCATGTCATCGACCCGTTCGACATGCCGCTGATGATGACGCTGACCCTGCTGCTGTCCGGCGTCACCGTCACCTGGGCGCATCATGCGATCATCGAGGGGCGCAACCGCGAGGCCGCCAAGGCGCTGGGGCTGACCGTCCTGCTGGGTGTGCTGTTCTCCTTCTTCCAGGTCTACGAGTATGTCCACGCCGCCTTCAAGTTCACCGACGGCATCTTCCCGTCGACCTTCTACATGGCGACCGGCTTCCACGGCTTCCATGTGCTGGTCGGCACCATCTTCCTGGCGGTCTGTTGGGTCCGCACGGTTAAGGGGCACTTCACCCCCGGCAGCCATTTCGGCTTCGAGGCGGCGGCGTGGTACTGGCACTTCGTCGACGTGGTGTGGCTGTTCCTGTTCGTGTCGGTCTACTGGTGGGGCGGCCATGGCGGCGTGATCGCCGCCCATTGA
- a CDS encoding cytochrome c oxidase assembly protein, whose protein sequence is MAGGDDRLRRRNRRVLGSLFGLVLGMIGLTYASVPLYSLFCAVTGFGGTTQRAEAAAARVVDRKIAVRFNADTNSALPWSFKPEQRELVLKLGETGFAAYRAENRGAKPSVGTAVYNVTPDKAGAYFNKMQCFCFTEQILEPGQVADMPVVFFVDPSMADDPNMDDVTTITLSYTFFRAKDGEARLAQQAAVPSVAPGANKQKAEPGATATN, encoded by the coding sequence ATGGCGGGGGGCGACGACAGGCTGCGCCGCCGCAACCGCCGGGTTCTCGGCTCCCTGTTCGGGCTGGTGCTGGGCATGATCGGGCTGACCTATGCGTCGGTCCCGCTCTACAGCCTGTTCTGCGCCGTCACCGGATTCGGCGGCACCACCCAGCGTGCCGAGGCGGCGGCGGCGCGGGTCGTCGACCGCAAGATCGCCGTCCGCTTCAATGCCGACACCAATTCGGCGCTGCCCTGGTCGTTCAAGCCTGAGCAGAGGGAACTGGTGCTGAAGCTGGGGGAGACCGGATTCGCCGCTTACCGGGCGGAGAACCGCGGCGCCAAGCCCTCCGTCGGCACCGCCGTCTACAACGTCACGCCTGACAAGGCCGGTGCCTATTTCAACAAGATGCAGTGTTTCTGCTTCACCGAGCAGATCCTGGAGCCCGGCCAGGTCGCGGACATGCCTGTGGTCTTCTTCGTCGACCCGTCGATGGCCGACGATCCCAACATGGACGACGTGACCACCATCACGCTGTCCTACACCTTCTTCCGCGCCAAGGACGGCGAGGCCCGGCTTGCCCAGCAGGCCGCCGTCCCGTCCGTGGCGCCGGGGGCCAACAAACAAAAGGCGGAGCCGGGGGCGACCGCCACAAACTAA
- the cyoE gene encoding heme o synthase, translating to MTDMTSDLTLDHRGGASAGDFIELLKPRVMSLVVFTGLAGIVLAPGHIHPFLAAVAVLCIAVGAGASGAINMWYDRDIDAVMTRTAKRPIPSGRVEPAEALGFGITLSVLSVVVMGLAVNWTAAALLALTIGFYVLVYTMWLKRRTPQNIVIGGAAGAFPPMIGWAAVTGGVDLPSILLFLLIFLWTPPHFWALALFRNGDYTRAGVPMMPVVAGAAATKRQMLAYTLVLLPVAAAPSFVGIAGPVYLAVSLVLGLMFVACAVRVLRAADDGPAKKMFGFSILYLFLLFAVMMAERLILGGWA from the coding sequence ATGACCGATATGACCAGTGACCTGACGCTCGACCACAGGGGAGGCGCGTCGGCCGGCGACTTCATCGAATTGCTGAAACCGCGGGTCATGTCGCTGGTGGTCTTCACCGGTCTGGCCGGCATCGTGCTGGCGCCGGGCCACATCCATCCGTTCCTGGCCGCGGTCGCGGTGCTGTGCATCGCCGTCGGCGCCGGGGCGTCGGGCGCCATCAACATGTGGTACGACCGCGACATCGATGCGGTGATGACCCGCACGGCGAAGCGGCCGATCCCGTCCGGCCGGGTCGAGCCGGCCGAGGCGCTCGGCTTCGGCATCACCCTGTCGGTCCTGTCGGTCGTGGTGATGGGGCTGGCGGTGAACTGGACGGCGGCGGCGCTGCTGGCGCTGACCATCGGCTTCTACGTCCTGGTCTACACCATGTGGCTGAAGCGCCGGACCCCGCAGAACATCGTCATCGGCGGCGCCGCCGGCGCCTTCCCGCCGATGATCGGCTGGGCCGCGGTGACCGGCGGCGTCGATCTGCCCTCGATCCTGTTGTTCCTGCTGATCTTCCTGTGGACGCCGCCGCATTTCTGGGCGCTGGCGCTGTTCCGCAACGGCGACTACACCCGCGCCGGCGTGCCGATGATGCCGGTGGTGGCGGGGGCGGCGGCGACCAAGCGCCAGATGCTGGCCTACACGCTGGTCCTGCTGCCGGTGGCCGCGGCGCCGTCCTTCGTCGGCATCGCCGGGCCGGTCTATCTGGCGGTGTCTCTGGTGCTGGGCCTGATGTTCGTCGCCTGCGCGGTGCGCGTGCTGCGCGCGGCCGACGACGGGCCGGCCAAGAAGATGTTCGGTTTCTCGATCCTGTATCTGTTCCTGCTGTTCGCCGTGATGATGGCCGAGCGGCTGATCCTCGGAGGATGGGCATGA